In the Agelaius phoeniceus isolate bAgePho1 chromosome 11, bAgePho1.hap1, whole genome shotgun sequence genome, one interval contains:
- the ISY1 gene encoding pre-mRNA-splicing factor ISY1 homolog isoform X4 codes for MARNAEKAMTALARFRQAQLEEGKVKERRPFLASECNELPKAEKWRRQIIGEISKKVAQIQNAGLGEFRIRDLNDEINKLLREKGHWEYRIKELGGPDYARIGPKMLDHEGKEVPGNRGYKYFGAAKDLPGVRELFEKEPLPPPRKTRAELMKDIDAEYYGYRDEDDGILEPLEQEHEKKVIAEAVEKWKMEREARLARGEEEEEENIYAVHEEESDEEGGKEREGEDGQQKFIAHVPVPTQQEIEEALVRRKKMELLQKYASETLLAQSEEAKTLLGL; via the exons ATG GCTCGCAACGCGGAGAAGGCCAT gACGGCCTTGGCAAGGTTTCGGCAAGCTCAGCTGGAGGAAGGAAAAGTCAAG GAGCGAAGGCCTTTCCTTGCCTCAGAGTGCAATGAGCTGCCCAAAGCTGAGAAATGGAGGAGACAG ATCATTGGGGAGATTTCCAAGAAAGTGGCACAGATCCAAAATG CTGGATTGGGTGAATTCAGAATTCGGGACCTGAACGATGAAATAAACAAACTCCTGAGGGAGAAAGGACACTGGGAATACAGAATAAAGGAGCTGGGAGGTCCAGATTATGCT AGGATTGGCCCAAAAATGTTAGATCATGAAGGGAAAGAGGTCCCAGGAAACAGAGGCTACAAATACTTTGGGGCTGCAAAGGATTTGCCAGGAGTAAGAGAACTTTTTGAAAAGGAAC CCCTGCCACCCCCACGGAAGACTCGGGCTGAGCTGATGAAGGACATTGATGCTGAGTACTATGGCTACAGGGATGAGGATGATGGCATTctggagcccctggagcaggagcatgAGAAGAAAG TTATAGCAGAAGCAGTGGAAAAgtggaagatggagagagaagCACGACTTGCAagaggtgaggaggaggaggaagaaaacatcTATGCTGTCCACGAGGAAGAG tCTGATGAGGAAGGTGGCAAGGAGAGAGAAGGTGAAGATGGCCAACAGAAATTTATTGCACATGTTCCAGTGCCAACTCAACAGGAG ATTGAGGAAGCTCTTGTACGAAGAAAGaagatggagctgctgcagaagtaCGCCAGTGAAACCCTCCTGGCCCAGAGCGAGGAGGCAAAGACACTGCTGGGATTGTAG
- the CNBP gene encoding CCHC-type zinc finger nucleic acid binding protein isoform X1 produces the protein MSSNECFKCGRTGHWARECPTGMGRGRGMRSRGRAGFQFMSSSLPDICYRCGESGHLAKDCDLQEDEACYNCGRGGHIAKDCKEPKREREQCCYNCGKPGHLARDCDHADEQKCYSCGEFGHIQKDCTKVKCYRCGETGHVAINCSKTSEVNCYRCGESGHLARECTIEATA, from the exons atgagcaGCAACGAGTGCTTCAAGTGTGGCCGTACCGGGCACTGGGCCCGGGAGTGCCCCACTGGGATGGGCCGTGGCCGTGGCATGAGGAGCCGTGGCAGAG CAGGCTTCCAGTTCATGTCTTCGTCTCTGCCGGATATCTGTTACCGCTGTGGTGAGTCTGGCCATCTTGCCAAGGACTGTGACCTTCAGGAGGATG AAGCCTGCTATAACTGCGGTAGAGGTGGCCACATTGCGAAGGACTGCAAGGAGCCCaagagggagagggagcagTGCTGCTACAACTGCGGCAAGCCCGGCCACCTGGCCCGCGACTGCGACCACGCAGACGAGCAGAAGTGCTATTCTTGTGGAGAGTTTGGGCACATTCAAAAAGACTGCACCAAAGTGAAATGCTATAG GTGTGGTGAAACTGGCCATGTAGCCATCAACTGCAGCAAGACCAGCGAAGTCAACTGCTACCGCTGCGGCGAGTCAGGGCACCTTGCACGGGAATGCACAATTGAAGCTACAGcctaa
- the CNBP gene encoding CCHC-type zinc finger nucleic acid binding protein isoform X2: MSSNECFKCGRTGHWARECPTGMGRGRGMRSRGRAGFQFMSSSLPDICYRCGESGHLAKDCDLQEDACYNCGRGGHIAKDCKEPKREREQCCYNCGKPGHLARDCDHADEQKCYSCGEFGHIQKDCTKVKCYRCGETGHVAINCSKTSEVNCYRCGESGHLARECTIEATA, translated from the exons atgagcaGCAACGAGTGCTTCAAGTGTGGCCGTACCGGGCACTGGGCCCGGGAGTGCCCCACTGGGATGGGCCGTGGCCGTGGCATGAGGAGCCGTGGCAGAG CAGGCTTCCAGTTCATGTCTTCGTCTCTGCCGGATATCTGTTACCGCTGTGGTGAGTCTGGCCATCTTGCCAAGGACTGTGACCTTCAGGAGGATG CCTGCTATAACTGCGGTAGAGGTGGCCACATTGCGAAGGACTGCAAGGAGCCCaagagggagagggagcagTGCTGCTACAACTGCGGCAAGCCCGGCCACCTGGCCCGCGACTGCGACCACGCAGACGAGCAGAAGTGCTATTCTTGTGGAGAGTTTGGGCACATTCAAAAAGACTGCACCAAAGTGAAATGCTATAG GTGTGGTGAAACTGGCCATGTAGCCATCAACTGCAGCAAGACCAGCGAAGTCAACTGCTACCGCTGCGGCGAGTCAGGGCACCTTGCACGGGAATGCACAATTGAAGCTACAGcctaa
- the CNBP gene encoding CCHC-type zinc finger nucleic acid binding protein isoform X3, translating to MSSNECFKCGRTGHWARECPTGMGRGRGMRSRGRGFQFMSSSLPDICYRCGESGHLAKDCDLQEDEACYNCGRGGHIAKDCKEPKREREQCCYNCGKPGHLARDCDHADEQKCYSCGEFGHIQKDCTKVKCYRCGETGHVAINCSKTSEVNCYRCGESGHLARECTIEATA from the exons atgagcaGCAACGAGTGCTTCAAGTGTGGCCGTACCGGGCACTGGGCCCGGGAGTGCCCCACTGGGATGGGCCGTGGCCGTGGCATGAGGAGCCGTGGCAGAG GCTTCCAGTTCATGTCTTCGTCTCTGCCGGATATCTGTTACCGCTGTGGTGAGTCTGGCCATCTTGCCAAGGACTGTGACCTTCAGGAGGATG AAGCCTGCTATAACTGCGGTAGAGGTGGCCACATTGCGAAGGACTGCAAGGAGCCCaagagggagagggagcagTGCTGCTACAACTGCGGCAAGCCCGGCCACCTGGCCCGCGACTGCGACCACGCAGACGAGCAGAAGTGCTATTCTTGTGGAGAGTTTGGGCACATTCAAAAAGACTGCACCAAAGTGAAATGCTATAG GTGTGGTGAAACTGGCCATGTAGCCATCAACTGCAGCAAGACCAGCGAAGTCAACTGCTACCGCTGCGGCGAGTCAGGGCACCTTGCACGGGAATGCACAATTGAAGCTACAGcctaa
- the CNBP gene encoding CCHC-type zinc finger nucleic acid binding protein isoform X4, translating into MSSNECFKCGRTGHWARECPTGMGRGRGMRSRGRGFQFMSSSLPDICYRCGESGHLAKDCDLQEDACYNCGRGGHIAKDCKEPKREREQCCYNCGKPGHLARDCDHADEQKCYSCGEFGHIQKDCTKVKCYRCGETGHVAINCSKTSEVNCYRCGESGHLARECTIEATA; encoded by the exons atgagcaGCAACGAGTGCTTCAAGTGTGGCCGTACCGGGCACTGGGCCCGGGAGTGCCCCACTGGGATGGGCCGTGGCCGTGGCATGAGGAGCCGTGGCAGAG GCTTCCAGTTCATGTCTTCGTCTCTGCCGGATATCTGTTACCGCTGTGGTGAGTCTGGCCATCTTGCCAAGGACTGTGACCTTCAGGAGGATG CCTGCTATAACTGCGGTAGAGGTGGCCACATTGCGAAGGACTGCAAGGAGCCCaagagggagagggagcagTGCTGCTACAACTGCGGCAAGCCCGGCCACCTGGCCCGCGACTGCGACCACGCAGACGAGCAGAAGTGCTATTCTTGTGGAGAGTTTGGGCACATTCAAAAAGACTGCACCAAAGTGAAATGCTATAG GTGTGGTGAAACTGGCCATGTAGCCATCAACTGCAGCAAGACCAGCGAAGTCAACTGCTACCGCTGCGGCGAGTCAGGGCACCTTGCACGGGAATGCACAATTGAAGCTACAGcctaa